A part of Candidatus Zixiibacteriota bacterium genomic DNA contains:
- a CDS encoding SBBP repeat-containing protein encodes MKKILLIFFFSIVSMSNHIFFFTTSLLAQVDIAWVKRYNWPTNFDDWATDLAIDASGNVYVTGVSGSGYDSTSQPDYATIKYRPNGDTAWVRRYNGPTGIFDAADAIAVDSSGNVYVTGACDFTGTHSDYATIKYYPNGDTAWVRIYSGPANAWDEGLDIAVDVSGNMYVTGYSTGIGVGYDFATIKYDPTGNELWVKRYNGPGNYNDVPHGMVLDRSGNAYVTGYTTVGPGRALDYVTIKYYPNGDTAWVRRYNGLGNDWDEAFAIAIDDSDNVYVTGGSAGIGSYANYFDYATIKYYANGDTAWVRRYNGPDNSLDESRDITVDGFGNVYVTGGSIGNGTGFDYATIKYYPDGDTAWVRRYNGPRNDEDGSSSIAIDTAGNVYVTGWSYGNGTDRDYTTIQYDPNGAMVWLKRYNGPGNYYDWADEITVDGLGNVYVTGWSVGAGTREDYATIKYVNLLRWDVNNDKKLNVSDVVYLINYLLRNGPAPDPLTSGDASCDDEVNITDVVYLINYFFKGGPAPA; translated from the coding sequence CTAATTTTTTTCTTTAGCATAGTGAGTATGTCGAATCATATCTTCTTCTTTACCACATCTCTCCTTGCTCAGGTTGATATCGCCTGGGTGAAAAGGTATAACTGGCCAACGAATTTTGATGATTGGGCGACAGATTTAGCAATAGATGCTTCTGGGAACGTTTACGTAACTGGGGTATCTGGCTCTGGTTATGACTCTACGTCGCAACCTGACTATGCCACCATAAAATATCGTCCGAATGGAGATACTGCTTGGGTAAGAAGATATAATGGACCAACTGGTATCTTTGACGCTGCTGATGCCATAGCTGTAGATAGTTCTGGAAATGTTTATGTAACTGGAGCATGTGATTTTACGGGAACTCACTCAGACTATGCTACCATCAAGTATTATCCGAATGGGGATACAGCTTGGGTAAGAATATACAGCGGGCCAGCAAACGCCTGGGATGAAGGTTTGGATATAGCCGTAGATGTTTCAGGGAATATGTATGTAACCGGATATAGCACCGGCATTGGGGTGGGCTATGATTTTGCTACAATTAAGTATGACCCGACTGGGAACGAGCTCTGGGTGAAAAGATATAATGGACCAGGAAATTATAATGACGTGCCTCATGGTATGGTCTTAGATCGTTCTGGTAATGCGTATGTGACAGGTTATACCACAGTTGGTCCAGGAAGGGCTTTGGATTATGTCACTATCAAGTACTATCCTAACGGAGATACTGCTTGGGTCAGAAGATACAATGGACTGGGAAATGACTGGGACGAGGCTTTTGCTATAGCCATAGATGATTCTGATAATGTTTACGTAACCGGGGGTAGTGCGGGAATAGGAAGCTATGCAAATTATTTTGACTACGCCACCATAAAATATTACGCTAATGGAGACACCGCTTGGGTGAGGAGATATAACGGTCCTGATAACAGCTTGGATGAATCTCGTGATATTACAGTCGATGGTTTTGGTAATGTCTATGTGACCGGGGGAAGTATCGGTAATGGCACAGGATTTGATTATGCAACGATCAAGTATTATCCGGATGGAGATACAGCCTGGGTGAGAAGATATAATGGGCCAAGGAACGATGAAGATGGGTCTTCATCTATTGCTATAGATACCGCCGGCAATGTCTATGTAACAGGATGGAGTTACGGCAATGGGACTGATCGTGACTATACAACCATACAGTATGACCCAAATGGGGCGATGGTCTGGTTGAAAAGGTATAATGGGCCGGGAAACTACTATGATTGGGCTGATGAGATAACTGTGGACGGTCTTGGTAATGTTTATGTCACTGGATGGAGTGTGGGCGCTGGAACGCGTGAGGACTATGCTACCATCAAATATGTCAATTTACTGCGTTGGGATGTAAATAACGATAAAAAGCTGAACGTGTCAGATGTAGTTTATTTAATCAATTATCTTTTAAGAAACGGACCTGCTCCAGATCCTCTGACCTCAGGCGATGCCAGCTGTGATGATGAAGTAAATATAACCGATGTGGTTTATTTAATTAACTATTTTTTCAAAGGCGGGCCGGCGCCAGC